One stretch of Streptomyces sp. NBC_00443 DNA includes these proteins:
- a CDS encoding serine-threonine protein kinase, with amino-acid sequence MAEPAVRVTPYWELTFDADGDPDSGKRDRLLAGVAQHHVRDLIVFAHGWNNDRSVATRLYDRFFAPMPQLAPAAKIGCVGVVWPSMRFSDEPIPDFPRAVAAELPRRPALDKDTRHALLETFPGRATVIDQLARLLDQQPREEAELEEFGRLVRMLVDVVPPGPQVLFAADTLAEGVPQNSPDMLSGSVAAVCEEFAQALTHLEAPDGAASFSLPNPWEGAHELLRQATYYAMKRRAGTVGERGLGRVVGQLAARAPQVRVHLVGHSFGARLVSFALRGLPEGVRTVKSVTLLQGAFSHYAFASRLPHDARAGGVLEGQHNRIDGPLVCCHSRHDSALSTMYPLASRMAGDARGVAALDAGRMLGAKWGAMGHGGVQAVPGTRSFELADALKAKMPASGCVNIDAAAVVRRGGPPAGAHSDIVHRELAQVVLAAGRIK; translated from the coding sequence ATGGCGGAACCGGCAGTGCGCGTGACTCCTTACTGGGAGCTGACCTTCGACGCGGACGGCGATCCGGACTCCGGGAAGCGGGACCGGCTGCTGGCCGGGGTGGCACAGCACCACGTCCGTGATCTGATCGTCTTCGCGCACGGCTGGAACAACGACCGCTCGGTGGCGACCCGGCTCTACGACCGCTTCTTCGCACCGATGCCGCAGCTCGCCCCGGCGGCGAAGATCGGGTGCGTGGGCGTGGTCTGGCCGTCGATGAGGTTCTCGGACGAGCCGATCCCGGACTTCCCGCGTGCGGTGGCGGCCGAGCTGCCGCGGCGGCCGGCGCTGGACAAGGACACACGGCACGCGCTGCTGGAGACCTTTCCCGGCCGGGCGACCGTGATCGACCAGCTCGCCCGCCTGTTGGACCAGCAGCCGCGTGAGGAGGCCGAGTTGGAGGAGTTCGGGCGGCTCGTGCGGATGCTGGTGGACGTCGTTCCGCCGGGGCCGCAGGTGCTGTTCGCGGCGGACACGCTGGCGGAGGGCGTGCCGCAGAACTCGCCGGACATGCTCTCGGGGTCGGTGGCGGCGGTGTGCGAGGAGTTCGCGCAGGCGCTGACACACCTCGAAGCGCCCGACGGTGCGGCCTCGTTCTCGCTGCCGAACCCCTGGGAGGGTGCGCACGAGCTGTTGCGGCAGGCCACGTACTACGCCATGAAGCGGCGCGCCGGGACTGTCGGTGAGCGTGGGCTCGGCCGGGTGGTGGGGCAGCTGGCGGCGCGGGCGCCACAGGTGCGGGTGCATCTGGTCGGGCACAGCTTCGGAGCGCGGCTGGTGTCGTTCGCGCTGCGCGGGCTGCCGGAGGGCGTGCGCACGGTGAAGTCGGTGACCCTGCTCCAAGGCGCCTTCTCGCACTACGCGTTCGCGTCCCGGCTGCCGCACGACGCGCGCGCGGGAGGGGTGCTGGAGGGCCAGCACAACCGTATCGACGGACCGCTGGTGTGCTGCCACTCGCGGCACGACTCGGCCCTGTCGACGATGTATCCGCTGGCCTCCCGCATGGCGGGGGACGCGCGCGGGGTCGCGGCTCTCGACGCCGGCCGGATGCTGGGCGCCAAGTGGGGTGCGATGGGGCACGGCGGGGTGCAGGCGGTGCCGGGGACACGGTCGTTCGAGCTGGCCGACGCGCTGAAGGCCAAAATGCCCGCCTCGGGGTGCGTGAACATCGACGCGGCGGCGGTCGTCAGGCGCGGGGGGCCGCCGGCGGGGGCGCACAGCGACATCGTGCACCGGGAGCTGGCGCAGGTGGTGCTGGCGGCGGGCCGCATCAAGTGA
- a CDS encoding exo-beta-N-acetylmuramidase NamZ family protein: MRLSRRALLAATTAATALSAAPPASATQHRLRTGFENLAANGYAALRGQSVGIVTNPTGVTRDVRHIVDVMHADERVNLTAVFGPEHGFRGTAQAGGSEGRYDDPATGLPVYDTYLKSGRPLADIFTASGVDTVVFDIQDAGARFYTYIWTLYDCMEAAQLAGKRFVVLDRPNPVTGRAAQGPVLHMEFATFVGRRPISQAHGMTVAELARLFNGEFLTTPVPLETVRMTGWKRSEFYDAWDLPWVPPSPNMPTPDTALVYSGTCLFEGTNLSEGRGTTRPFELLGAEGIDGRWAAAANELRLPGVRFREAYFAPTFSKFQGKTIGGVQIHVHDRTAYDPVRTGIALLVTAKRAWSGFSWRPDNWIDKLTGSTQVRTMIDAGASADEVVAGWQGELAAFRRVRREYLLYK; encoded by the coding sequence ATGCGCCTATCCAGACGAGCTCTCCTCGCAGCGACCACGGCAGCAACCGCACTCTCCGCCGCACCCCCGGCCTCAGCGACCCAGCACCGCCTACGGACCGGCTTCGAGAACCTCGCCGCAAACGGCTACGCAGCCCTGCGAGGCCAGAGCGTCGGAATCGTCACCAACCCCACCGGCGTGACCCGCGACGTCCGCCACATCGTAGACGTGATGCACGCCGACGAAAGGGTGAACCTGACGGCCGTCTTCGGCCCCGAGCACGGCTTTCGCGGCACCGCCCAGGCAGGCGGCTCCGAAGGCCGCTACGACGACCCGGCGACCGGCCTCCCGGTCTACGACACGTATCTGAAGAGCGGCCGGCCCCTCGCCGACATCTTCACCGCGTCCGGCGTGGACACGGTGGTCTTCGACATCCAGGACGCGGGCGCCCGCTTCTACACCTACATCTGGACGCTCTACGACTGCATGGAGGCGGCTCAGCTGGCCGGCAAGCGCTTCGTCGTGCTGGACCGGCCGAACCCGGTGACCGGGCGGGCGGCCCAAGGCCCCGTCCTCCACATGGAGTTCGCCACCTTCGTGGGCCGCCGGCCCATCTCCCAGGCGCACGGCATGACGGTCGCCGAGCTGGCGCGGCTGTTCAACGGGGAGTTCCTCACCACCCCGGTGCCGCTGGAGACCGTACGGATGACGGGCTGGAAGCGGTCCGAGTTCTACGACGCCTGGGACCTGCCGTGGGTGCCGCCGAGCCCGAACATGCCGACGCCGGACACCGCCCTCGTCTACTCGGGCACATGTCTCTTCGAGGGCACGAACCTCTCGGAGGGACGCGGCACCACCCGCCCCTTCGAGCTGCTGGGCGCCGAAGGCATCGACGGCCGCTGGGCGGCGGCCGCGAACGAACTCCGCCTCCCTGGGGTGCGCTTCAGAGAGGCCTACTTCGCGCCGACGTTCTCCAAGTTCCAGGGCAAGACCATCGGCGGCGTGCAGATCCACGTCCACGACCGCACCGCATACGACCCCGTGCGCACCGGGATCGCCCTGCTGGTGACCGCCAAGCGGGCCTGGAGCGGCTTCAGTTGGCGTCCGGACAACTGGATCGACAAGCTCACCGGCTCCACGCAGGTCCGCACGATGATCGACGCGGGCGCGAGCGCCGACGAGGTGGTCGCGGGCTGGCAGGGAGAGCTGGCGGCGTTCCGGCGGGTGCGGCGGGAGTACCTCCTGTACAAGTGA